The genomic interval GGCAAGCCGTGATAGGCAAAGAGTTTTTTCATCAAGATTTTATCCATACCAACAGCGGAGCTGGCTACCCCGCCCCCCACGTAAGGGAGATTGGCCAGTTCCAGCAGTCCCTGTACACAACCGTCTTCCCCGTAGGTGCCGTGCAGCACAGGGAACACCACATCAATGGGCTTTCCCAGTTCCGCTTCATAGGACCCGTGTTCTTGCAAAGGTACCAGATACGGTCTCTGGGGATCCGGGCTCAGGATCACCGGCAGCAAATCTCCACGGAAGCCCTGCTGCAGGACCTCCTGGGGTCCCGCACCAACCAGCCAGCGCCCTTCTTTGGTAATGCCTACCGGCAGCACGTCGTATTTTTCTTTATCTAAGGCATTAATCACTGATGCGGCAGATTGCAAGGAGACTTCATGTTCCCCCGAACGTCCGCCGAACAAGACGACAACCCGTAATTTCCCTGACATGAAAGGTCACCTCAATGTTATGGTCAATATTTATCCTATGCTGCCGAACCGGTAAACATGCCCAGCCATGTCCGCTATTTCCTGCGACCGGCCAGTTCCGCGGCTATCTCGCCCAGACTGATCCCTTGTTCCGCCAGCAACACCAGCAAATGATACAGCAAATCAGATACTTCATAGACGACCTCGTCCCGGTTTTTGTTCTTGGCACCGATAATGACTTCCGCCGTTTCTTCCCCTACTTTTTTCAAGATCTTGTCCAGGCCTTTTTGAAAAAGATAGGTAGTGTAAGAACCTTCCGGCAGTTCTGCTTTCCGCTTTTCGATCACCCCGGCCAGTTCCCCTAACACGCTGCCCAGCCGGAGCCCCTCCCGCACGGTGGGTTGTTCCCCTGCCGTCACCGTGCCCGCACCGGTGAAACAGTAATGAAAACAAGAATGATACCCTTCGTGACAAGCGTCTCCTACTTGTTCCACTTTGATGAGAAGGGTATCCCCGTCGCAATCGTAATAGATTTCCTTCACCTTCTGGTAGTGGCCCGACGTGGCTCCTTTATGCCAGAGGGTTTGACGGCTGCGGCTGTAAAACCAGGTCTCACCGGTTTCCAAGGTCTTGAGGATGGATTCCTTATTTTGATAGGCCAGCATAAGCACCTGGCCCGTGGTCGCCTCTTGCACAATGGCCGGGATGAGCCCCTCCCGGTTGAACTTTAAATGGTTGATGAATGCTTCCGCCGCCTGCCGGTTCATAAAGACACCTCCACCCCGTGGGCCGCCAAAAAGGCTTTGGCTTCCTTGATACTAATGATGCCGAAATGAAAAATTGAGGCTGCCAGGACGGCATCCGCCTGTCCGAGGGTTAATGCTTCGTACAAATGCTGTAAGGTACCCGCACCGCCGGACGCAATCACCGGAATACCGGAGGCTTCCCGTACCCTCTTGGTTAAGGCCAGGTCATAGCCATCCCTGGTCCCGTCCCGGTCCACGCTGGTCAGCAATATTTCATCAGCTCCCAGTTCAGCCACCTGCCGCGCCCAGTCCAGGGCATCCAGGCCGGTCCCCTTTTGGCCGCCGCTGATGACGACTTCCCATTTCCGGTCGTTTACCAGCTTGGCATCAATGGCCACCACAATACTTTTTTCAGGAAACTTTTCTTTGGCTTCCCGGATGAGTTCCGGTCGCAGCACCGCCCCGGTATTGACGGATACTTTATCGGCACCGGCTGCCAGCATATCTTCCATATCCTGAAGGGTCTTCATGCCACCGCCAAAGGTCAAGGGGATGGAGATATGCTTTTTCACCTCCCGGATAATGGAGATGAACTTGGGCCGTTCTTCCTTTTTACCCTGGATATCCAAGATCACCAGCTCGTCGGCACCTTCCCTTTCATAAGCACGGGCCAGCTCCACCGGGTCTCCCGCATCTTTTAACCCGGCAAAATTAACTCCCTTGACCACACGCCCGTCCTGCATATCCAGGCAAGGAATAATTCTCTTTTTCATTGTCCTCCACTCCTGACGGTTACTTGAATAGGTTGACCGCTTCACGCAAATCAACGGTTCCCATGTAAAGAGCTTTGCCGACGATAACCCCTTCCAGGCCAAAAGGCTCCAGTTCTTTCAAAGCCCGGAGATCATCCATGGAAGATACCCCGCCGGCGGCAATGATGTTAATACCCAGTTCCTCCGCCAGCAAGCGAATACTCTCCAAGTTA from Clostridia bacterium carries:
- a CDS encoding bifunctional phosphoribosyl-AMP cyclohydrolase/phosphoribosyl-ATP diphosphatase HisIE, which translates into the protein MNRQAAEAFINHLKFNREGLIPAIVQEATTGQVLMLAYQNKESILKTLETGETWFYSRSRQTLWHKGATSGHYQKVKEIYYDCDGDTLLIKVEQVGDACHEGYHSCFHYCFTGAGTVTAGEQPTVREGLRLGSVLGELAGVIEKRKAELPEGSYTTYLFQKGLDKILKKVGEETAEVIIGAKNKNRDEVVYEVSDLLYHLLVLLAEQGISLGEIAAELAGRRK
- the hisF gene encoding imidazole glycerol phosphate synthase subunit HisF, with translation MKKRIIPCLDMQDGRVVKGVNFAGLKDAGDPVELARAYEREGADELVILDIQGKKEERPKFISIIREVKKHISIPLTFGGGMKTLQDMEDMLAAGADKVSVNTGAVLRPELIREAKEKFPEKSIVVAIDAKLVNDRKWEVVISGGQKGTGLDALDWARQVAELGADEILLTSVDRDGTRDGYDLALTKRVREASGIPVIASGGAGTLQHLYEALTLGQADAVLAASIFHFGIISIKEAKAFLAAHGVEVSL